The Benincasa hispida cultivar B227 chromosome 11, ASM972705v1, whole genome shotgun sequence genome has a segment encoding these proteins:
- the LOC120090031 gene encoding beta-glucuronosyltransferase GlcAT14A-like, whose amino-acid sequence MGAEKKWLFTLFSAVFLSLLLLLFSSISAFSSPRSIPSIVHHGAPYPPAFAYYISGGRGDKDRIFRLLLAVYHPRNRYLLHLAADASNDERLQLAVAVKSVPAIRAFENVDIVGKPNRISYMGSSNIATILHAAAILLKIESGWDWFITLSARDYPLISQDDLSHVFSSVRRDLNFIDHTSNLGWKEGQRVQPIVVDPGLYLARRTQIFHATEKRPTPDAFKIFTGSPWFILSRSFLEFCVLGWDNLPRILLMYFNNIILSQEGYFHSVICNSNEFKNKTVNSDLRFMIWDDPPKMEPLFLNVSNFDVMAESGAAFAREFHKDDSVLDMVDQKLLKRGRNRLLPGAWCSGRKSWLMDPCSQWSDVNILKPGSQAKKFEESMKNLLDDWNTQSNQCQ is encoded by the exons ATGGGAGCTGAGAAGAAATGGCTTTTCACTCTCTTCTCCGCCGTTTTCCTTTCTCTTCTCCTCCTTTTATTCTCTTCCATTTCTGCATTCAGCTCTCCGCGATCCATTCCCTCAATAGTCCACCACGGAGCTCCATATCCTCCGGCGTTTGCCTATTACATTTCTGGTGGCCGCGGTGACAAGGACCGAATCTTCAGGCTGCTGCTCGCTGTCTACCACCCCAGAAACCGGTACCTTCTGCATCTCGCAGCAGATGCTTCCAATGATGAGCGACTGCAGCTCGCCGTAGCAGTGAAGTCGGTACCGGCAATTCGTGCCTTTGAAAATGTTGACATTGTTGGAAAGCCCAATCGAATCAGCTACATGGGGTCGTCTAACATTGCCACGATTCTTCATGCTGCAGCGATTCTTCTCAAAATTGAGAGTGGTTGGGACTGGTTTATCACTTTGAGTGCCAGGGATTACCCGCTGATCAGTCAGGATG ATCTATCACATGTCTTTTCGTCTGTTAGAAGAGATCTCAATTTCATAGATCACACGAGCAACCTTGGGTGGAAAGA AGGGCAGAGGGTTCAACCAATTGTAGTTGATCCAGGGCTATATTTGGCAAGGAGAACTCAAATATTTCATGCCACTGAGAAGCGGCCAACACCtgatgctttcaaaattttcaccg GTTCCCCTTGGTTCATCCTTAGTCGATCGTTTCTTGAATTCTGTGTTCTTGGGTGGGATAACCTTCCTCGGATACTTCTTATGTATTTTAACAACATCATATTATCACAAGAAGGATACTTTCACTCTGTCATTTGTAATTCAAATGAGTTCAAGAACAAAACTGTTAATAGTGATCTAAGATTTATGATCTGGGACGATCCCCCAAAGATGGAACCACTTTTCCTCAATGTATCAAACTTTGATGTCATGGCTGAAAGTGGAGCTGCATTTGCTCGAGAATTTCATAAAGATGACTCTGTTCTGGACATGGTCGATCAAAAACTCTTGAAGCGAGGACGCAACCGACTTCTTCCTGGAGCATGGTGCTCGGGTCGGAAGAGCTGGTTGATGGATCCGTGCTCCCAGTGGAGTGATGTCAATATATTGAAGCCTGGATCTCAAGCTAAGAAGTTTGAAGAGTCCATGAAGAACCTTCTTGACGACTGGAACACTCAATCGAATCAATGCCAATGA